One stretch of Bradyrhizobium canariense DNA includes these proteins:
- a CDS encoding GMC family oxidoreductase gives MAKRLPKKDVVIIGLGWTGSIMANELTDEGLEVMAIERGPWRDAPTDFPPDYMQDELRYRVRHELFLRPDQLTFSFRNKVDQTALPIRSWGAFMPPNGVGGGGVHWNAEMWRFLPSDFVLKTHLTERYGASFLPNDMTIQDWGITYDEIEPFYDRFEYLCGTSGTAGNLKGQIQPGGNPFEGPRSRPYPTPAQAQPFSQTLFGKAARDLGYKPFPQPSGNLSQAYTNPLGLKMGPCTYCGFCEWFGCSNYSKASPQTTLLPYLVRKPNFSARDNSEVTKINVDKSGQRATGVTFVDSSGVEWEQPADLVILAAYTMFNVQLLLHSKIGKPYDPVANAGVVGRNYTHQTISSVNGFFDNKKYNFNPFIASGSIGMCIDEFNGDNFDHGPHGFVGGGYMGQVQTGARPIESTLVPPGTPKWGAAWKTAVKENYLSTVKPGTGVHGSFYAYRDVYLDLDPTYTDRFGRPLMRITMDLKDNEVKQNKFLTDKFAEIIKAMGADKLAIQYRTAPYDISTYQTTHLNGGAIMGADPTTSVLNRYLQSWDVSNLFVLGASAFPQNAGYNPTLTVGALAYWAAAAIRNKYLKNPGRLVDA, from the coding sequence ATGGCGAAGAGACTCCCGAAGAAAGATGTCGTGATCATCGGCCTCGGTTGGACCGGATCGATCATGGCCAACGAACTCACGGATGAAGGCCTGGAGGTGATGGCCATCGAGCGCGGACCGTGGCGCGATGCGCCGACGGACTTTCCGCCTGATTACATGCAGGACGAGCTTCGGTACCGCGTGCGTCACGAACTGTTCCTGCGCCCGGACCAGCTTACATTCAGCTTCCGCAACAAGGTCGACCAGACCGCTCTGCCGATCCGAAGCTGGGGCGCGTTCATGCCGCCGAATGGCGTCGGTGGCGGTGGCGTTCACTGGAACGCCGAGATGTGGCGATTCCTGCCCTCCGACTTCGTGCTGAAGACTCATCTCACCGAGCGCTACGGGGCGTCCTTCCTGCCCAACGACATGACGATCCAGGATTGGGGCATCACCTACGACGAGATCGAACCCTTCTACGATCGCTTCGAATACCTCTGCGGCACGTCGGGAACGGCCGGTAATCTCAAGGGTCAGATCCAGCCTGGCGGCAACCCCTTCGAAGGGCCGCGTTCGCGGCCCTACCCGACGCCGGCACAAGCACAGCCGTTCAGCCAAACGCTGTTCGGCAAGGCCGCGCGGGATCTTGGTTACAAGCCGTTTCCTCAGCCTTCCGGCAATCTCTCCCAAGCCTACACGAATCCGCTCGGCCTCAAGATGGGACCATGCACGTACTGCGGATTCTGCGAATGGTTCGGATGCAGCAACTATTCAAAAGCCAGTCCGCAAACCACGCTCCTGCCCTATCTTGTTCGCAAGCCGAACTTCTCCGCTCGTGACAACTCGGAAGTGACCAAGATAAACGTCGACAAATCCGGGCAGCGCGCGACCGGCGTGACCTTCGTCGACTCGAGCGGCGTCGAATGGGAGCAGCCCGCCGACCTCGTCATCCTTGCGGCCTATACGATGTTTAACGTGCAACTCCTGCTGCACTCGAAGATCGGCAAGCCCTACGATCCGGTCGCTAACGCCGGCGTGGTCGGCCGCAACTACACCCATCAGACCATTTCGAGCGTGAACGGCTTCTTCGACAACAAGAAGTACAACTTCAATCCGTTCATTGCATCGGGCTCGATCGGCATGTGCATCGATGAGTTCAACGGCGACAATTTCGACCACGGACCGCACGGCTTTGTGGGCGGAGGTTACATGGGACAGGTGCAGACCGGCGCCCGTCCCATCGAAAGCACGCTCGTCCCGCCTGGTACCCCCAAGTGGGGCGCGGCCTGGAAGACTGCCGTAAAGGAAAACTATCTTTCGACGGTGAAGCCCGGCACCGGCGTCCATGGCAGCTTCTACGCCTATCGTGACGTCTATCTCGACCTCGATCCTACCTACACTGATCGTTTCGGCCGACCGCTGATGCGGATCACGATGGATCTGAAGGATAACGAGGTAAAACAGAACAAATTCCTGACCGACAAGTTCGCCGAAATCATCAAGGCGATGGGGGCGGATAAGCTCGCCATTCAATATCGGACCGCGCCCTACGACATTTCGACCTATCAGACGACCCACCTCAACGGCGGCGCGATCATGGGCGCGGACCCCACGACGAGCGTGCTCAACAGGTATCTGCAGAGTTGGGACGTTTCGAACCTGTTCGTTTTGGGCGCCAGCGCCTTCCCACAAAACGCGGGCTACAACCCGACGCTGACGGTCGGCGCACTCGCATACTGGGCGGCCGCGGCGATCCGCAACAAGTATCTCAAGAACCCCGGGAGGCTGGTGGATGCGTAG
- a CDS encoding c-type cytochrome, whose product MRSARRSIFAGAAIALCAVTSAKAGDSDPQEFTQIERGRYLAVLSDCASCHTVPGNNQPFAGGRPIETPFGNIVAPNITPDLETGIGSWSDDAFDAAIRKGLRRNGSRLYPAMPYTAYTKMSRDDVLAIRAYLNTVTPVHNAVVANTLPFPFNIRASMRVWNALYFKQGGYNADPQKSAEWNRGAFLVDGPGHCGACHTPKTFLGGDKTEQYLRGGFLQGWSAPDITNDARVGVGTWSTEDLVAYLKSGHNRVSAATGPMAEVVSLSTEHMTDPDLKAMVTYLKSLSGKQDRPEALPKEDPAMAAGSAIYRDQCSACHGLDGKGVAELFPSIADSSMVRSDDPTTSIRIVLRGARSVGTQAQPTASGMPSYGRQLSDAQIAAVLTYMRNAWGASAAPVEAADVARVRSDTALRPD is encoded by the coding sequence ATGCGTAGCGCCCGTCGATCCATTTTCGCGGGCGCCGCCATCGCCCTGTGTGCAGTAACGTCTGCGAAAGCCGGAGATTCCGACCCCCAGGAATTCACGCAAATCGAGCGCGGACGCTATCTTGCAGTCCTGTCTGATTGCGCGAGTTGCCACACTGTGCCCGGCAACAACCAGCCGTTTGCCGGCGGGCGGCCGATCGAAACGCCCTTCGGTAACATCGTGGCACCGAACATTACGCCGGATCTTGAGACAGGAATTGGAAGCTGGAGCGATGATGCGTTCGACGCCGCAATCCGCAAGGGCTTGCGGCGGAACGGGTCACGGCTCTATCCAGCGATGCCTTACACCGCGTATACGAAAATGTCGCGCGACGATGTATTGGCGATCCGCGCCTATCTCAACACGGTGACACCGGTCCACAATGCCGTCGTCGCGAACACCTTGCCCTTTCCGTTTAACATCCGCGCATCGATGCGCGTGTGGAACGCGCTATACTTCAAGCAAGGCGGCTACAATGCCGACCCACAAAAATCCGCCGAATGGAATCGCGGTGCGTTCCTCGTGGATGGTCCGGGTCATTGCGGCGCCTGCCACACCCCCAAGACGTTCCTGGGCGGCGACAAGACCGAGCAGTATCTGCGGGGCGGCTTCCTGCAAGGATGGTCGGCGCCGGACATCACCAACGATGCTCGGGTCGGCGTGGGCACCTGGTCGACGGAAGACTTGGTCGCGTACCTGAAGAGCGGCCACAACCGCGTTTCGGCCGCGACAGGACCGATGGCCGAAGTCGTCTCTCTCTCGACGGAGCACATGACGGATCCCGATTTGAAGGCGATGGTGACGTACCTGAAGTCGCTGTCCGGCAAACAGGACCGCCCCGAAGCACTACCGAAAGAGGATCCCGCGATGGCCGCTGGATCCGCCATCTACCGCGATCAGTGTTCGGCATGCCACGGCCTCGATGGCAAGGGCGTCGCTGAACTGTTCCCGTCGATCGCCGACTCGTCGATGGTGAGGTCCGACGATCCGACGACCTCGATACGCATCGTGCTGCGCGGCGCCCGAAGCGTCGGGACTCAAGCGCAGCCGACGGCCTCCGGGATGCCGTCCTATGGCCGCCAGCTTAGCGATGCACAGATCGCCGCGGTGCTTACCTACATGCGCAACGCTTGGGGCGCGTCCGCAGCACCCGTCGAGGCCGCCGACGTGGCGCGAGTTCGCTCCGATACGGCATTGCGACCGGACTGA
- a CDS encoding gluconate 2-dehydrogenase subunit 3 family protein has translation MAGAAYLMLGLSKAHATIIVDHLPWTPNAGNPPAAALPGPWVFFTVDEGSAMEALADCIIPPDPQTPGGKDSGSAVFIDRQLAGPYGRQDGLYVRPPFMKGTKSQGQQSEKGPAQEYREGLAAFDRACKARFGGKAFADLSDQDKDTVLKGLESGDFKLDGTDGKAFFEQVIKDVQMGFFADPIYGGNRDMVAWKMIGYPGSRYNYLDWVNRHNERFPLPPVSMTGRAEWTPQTR, from the coding sequence TTGGCCGGCGCCGCCTACCTGATGTTGGGTCTGTCCAAGGCTCACGCGACCATCATTGTTGATCATCTACCCTGGACACCCAACGCGGGTAACCCGCCGGCGGCTGCCCTGCCGGGCCCTTGGGTATTCTTCACCGTCGATGAAGGTAGCGCCATGGAAGCGCTCGCCGATTGCATTATCCCGCCCGACCCGCAGACTCCCGGCGGCAAGGATTCTGGATCCGCCGTATTCATCGACCGTCAACTCGCGGGCCCTTACGGCCGTCAGGACGGTCTCTACGTCCGCCCACCCTTCATGAAAGGCACCAAGAGCCAAGGTCAGCAGTCCGAGAAGGGACCGGCCCAGGAATATCGCGAAGGGCTCGCGGCGTTCGATCGTGCATGCAAGGCGAGGTTCGGCGGCAAGGCGTTCGCCGATCTATCGGATCAGGACAAGGACACGGTCCTGAAGGGATTGGAGAGCGGTGACTTCAAACTCGACGGCACCGACGGCAAGGCTTTCTTCGAGCAGGTCATCAAAGACGTCCAGATGGGCTTCTTCGCCGATCCGATCTACGGCGGCAATCGCGATATGGTCGCGTGGAAAATGATCGGGTACCCGGGATCCCGATACAACTATTTGGATTGGGTGAACCGGCACAACGAGCGCTTTCCGCTGCCGCCTGTCAGCATGACGGGCCGGGCGGAATGGACACCACAAACGCGTTGA
- a CDS encoding MASE4 domain-containing protein, with translation MIKQAIIVQEDQPFTLASLSPSRPQRRLVLLVALALGALFIMAVQHSHIQLGRIDAFVPAYGTAIFVNDLITSVLLFNQFAILRSRALLAISNGYLFMALMVIPWMLTFPGLFTPNGLLGAGLQSTNWLAVLRYTGFPTAVIAYALLKDANRPNRWWERSLTATILSSAAMSAAVVCAMTVLVTAGDAYLPRISIDRVHFSTFLLYIASCLILLNAVALILLWIRQRSVLDLWLMVVVCVYAIEIYLVSFPGLARFSVGWYAGRVFGFVSSILVLFVLLYEITTLYAHLLRAVLAQRREREARLMTGDVVSASVAHEVKQPLTAIIASANAGLNWLDRVEPELDEVRRVLRRVVTAGRHADAVIENIRAHFKKSAQPRTSLDINDVIEEALAVVRDKLQTHRVAVQAAPNKRLPRIKGEQVQLQQVLLNLITNAIDSMATKNGERVLSIRSEVHHSGCVMVSVEDTGKGLEPGAMDRIFDPTFTTKAHGMGMGLSICRSIIEEHEGQLWVTADKGRGAVFQFTVPVDLGSASADLSNAFGQAL, from the coding sequence ATGATAAAGCAGGCCATCATTGTCCAAGAGGATCAGCCTTTCACCCTTGCGAGCTTATCGCCCAGCCGGCCGCAGAGACGGCTAGTCCTTTTGGTCGCGCTCGCCTTGGGCGCCCTTTTCATCATGGCGGTGCAGCACTCGCACATCCAGTTGGGGCGGATCGACGCCTTCGTCCCGGCCTATGGCACGGCGATCTTCGTGAATGACTTGATCACTTCGGTCCTGCTGTTCAACCAGTTCGCCATTCTGCGTTCGCGTGCCCTCCTCGCAATCTCGAACGGGTATCTCTTCATGGCGCTCATGGTTATCCCGTGGATGCTGACCTTTCCGGGGTTGTTCACGCCAAATGGCCTGCTTGGCGCGGGGCTACAGAGCACAAATTGGCTAGCTGTTCTGCGGTACACCGGTTTTCCGACCGCCGTCATCGCATATGCCCTTTTGAAGGATGCCAATCGACCCAACCGATGGTGGGAGCGCTCATTGACCGCGACCATCCTTTCGAGTGCTGCGATGTCCGCCGCCGTCGTGTGTGCCATGACTGTTCTTGTCACAGCGGGCGATGCATACTTGCCCCGCATCTCAATCGATCGTGTGCATTTTTCCACCTTCTTGCTCTATATTGCCAGTTGTCTAATCCTGTTGAACGCAGTTGCACTCATTTTGCTCTGGATCCGACAGCGTTCGGTGCTCGATCTGTGGCTGATGGTGGTTGTTTGCGTATACGCAATTGAGATCTATTTGGTCTCGTTTCCCGGTCTGGCCCGGTTCAGCGTCGGCTGGTATGCCGGCCGGGTCTTCGGGTTTGTCTCCAGCATCCTTGTTCTCTTTGTCCTGTTGTATGAGATAACGACGCTTTACGCCCACCTGCTCCGCGCTGTCTTGGCGCAACGTCGCGAACGTGAGGCCCGGCTGATGACCGGTGACGTCGTATCGGCTTCAGTCGCCCACGAAGTCAAACAGCCGTTAACGGCGATCATAGCCAGTGCCAACGCAGGACTGAATTGGCTTGATCGCGTCGAGCCTGAACTCGATGAGGTCAGGCGGGTATTGCGGCGAGTCGTGACCGCCGGACGCCATGCGGATGCCGTGATTGAAAATATCCGTGCGCATTTCAAGAAGAGCGCACAGCCGCGCACTTCGCTCGATATCAACGATGTCATTGAGGAAGCTCTGGCCGTCGTCCGCGACAAGCTGCAGACTCATCGGGTCGCCGTTCAAGCCGCCCCTAACAAACGGCTGCCGCGCATAAAGGGCGAGCAGGTCCAGCTCCAGCAAGTGCTCCTGAATTTGATTACGAACGCCATTGATTCTATGGCCACGAAGAATGGGGAGCGGGTGCTATCCATAAGGTCTGAAGTGCATCACTCTGGGTGCGTGATGGTATCCGTGGAAGACACGGGCAAGGGCCTCGAGCCTGGCGCCATGGATCGGATATTCGACCCGACGTTCACGACCAAAGCGCACGGTATGGGCATGGGGCTGTCGATCTGCCGGTCGATTATCGAGGAACATGAAGGGCAATTATGGGTGACCGCCGATAAGGGCCGCGGCGCGGTTTTTCAGTTCACGGTGCCTGTAGATTTGGGCAGCGCATCAGCCGACCTTTCTAACGCTTTTGGACAGGCTCTGTGA
- a CDS encoding haloacid dehalogenase type II: MATLPLIVFDVNETLLDLQTLEPTFKRIFGEKGAMRLWFANLVMYSVVLTLVDHYVPFTDIGSAVMKMLADTQGIKIDEADKKELTERFSTMPPYPEVPAALRKLRDAGFRLFTFTNNLPEVQTRQLEHGRIVDLFERRLSVDAVKHHKPSPQAYGYVEKELGVEPSQLCLIACHTWDTLGAVAAGWNAALVKRVGNDVLGVGPQPQFVGDDLNDVADQLIARHRGRS; this comes from the coding sequence ATGGCCACCCTTCCTTTGATCGTCTTTGATGTCAATGAAACGCTTCTCGATCTTCAAACATTGGAGCCGACGTTCAAGCGCATATTTGGCGAGAAGGGCGCCATGCGGCTCTGGTTCGCCAACCTCGTCATGTATTCTGTGGTCCTGACTTTGGTTGACCATTACGTCCCATTCACCGATATCGGTTCGGCTGTGATGAAGATGCTGGCGGATACGCAAGGCATCAAAATTGATGAAGCGGACAAGAAGGAGCTTACAGAGAGGTTTTCGACGATGCCGCCGTATCCGGAAGTTCCTGCAGCGCTGCGCAAGCTGCGCGACGCAGGTTTTCGGTTGTTCACCTTCACGAATAATCTGCCCGAAGTTCAAACCCGTCAGCTTGAACATGGCAGGATTGTCGATCTCTTCGAGCGGCGATTAAGCGTGGACGCTGTGAAGCACCACAAACCATCGCCCCAGGCTTACGGCTACGTTGAAAAAGAGCTTGGTGTTGAGCCCTCCCAGCTGTGCCTTATCGCCTGTCACACATGGGACACGCTTGGCGCCGTGGCGGCCGGTTGGAATGCTGCGCTGGTCAAGCGGGTCGGTAACGATGTTTTGGGAGTCGGTCCTCAGCCACAGTTCGTCGGCGATGACCTGAATGATGTTGCCGATCAGCTTATCGCCCGACACAGGGGACGGAGCTAA